The genomic window GGGAGAGATAAAAATCTATGGCAGTGTGGGCGAAAATGCGGTAATAGTAGCCAATAAGGTTGAGATAAATGGACAGACTCATCAAAGCTCAATTATTAGAGCAAAAGACATCAAAATTGACACACACAAAGGCTCGGCAAAGGGTGAAAAGATTCACATCACTCGTTTGGAGCTTGGGAGTATAGATGGCGAGGAAGTATCAATTGAACAAGCAAATGGTGGCAATATTCGAGCAAAGAATATTATCGTTGAGAATCTTTACTCGCATACGAAATTGTCCTTATCACTTAGCGCACATATAAAAAATATAAGCGGCAGCGAAAATTGTTTTCTCATCTCATCACACACTTCTTTGAGGGCACAGGAGGAAGTAGCATATATTAACGCGAGTATTGCGCACAATATCCAGCTTATGAATACGCTCCTTCAGGTGTTAAACAAAGATTTAGCACTCGTGCGTAAAACAAAGCCGGTAGTGAAAAAAATTAAACTCATTATGGAGGAGAATAAGAAAAATAATAAACCGAATGAACGCAACATTACCGAATCTATGGCGCAATATGTGATTTTGCTCCACCGCACAAAATACCTCAAAGATCGTCTAGTTGCGCTTAAACAAGAGAGTAAAGAGCTGAATAAACGACTAGAAATGCTAGACTTGCAGACACAAGAGGCGTGCATTGTGAGTGATATGCCTTGGCAAGGCAGTAATGAAGTGATATATGAGAGTTTTTTCCCTGAAAGTAGGGACATAATGAAAATTGGTGAAGGTGAGAATGTAGAGATTATCATTGACAAAGAGCAGCACAGACTGCAAAAAGTAGAACATCAATGAGTATGAATCTCATCATAGGCTTAAGGGGCATAACACGTAAGATAGAGCCGATGTTTGTAGAGCTTGATGTGGGTGGTGTAATATATGGCGTGCAAATGTCGCTCAATGCCACTACTTCTTTGAAATCGCAGGTAGATTCGCAATCACATAGTGAAGTGAGAATCCTCTGCACGCATATCATACGCGAAGATGCACATTTGCTTTTTGGATTCATAGAGGATATGGAGAGGCAGACTTTTGAGCGATTAATTAAGATTAATGGTGTGGGTCCTAAAGTCGCTCTTGCGATACTCTCTACCTATACGCCTACACATTTTGCTACCATTATTGCGAATAAAGATATTGATGCACTCAAAAAAGTGCCCGGTATTGGTCCAAAGAGTGCAGGTAAGATTATGGTTGATGTGGCGGGATTCTTTGCGGAATTGTTACAGAATCAAAATATGGAGCCGCAGAATAATTTAGCTAAAGAGGCGAGTTTGGCTCTAAAATCACTTGGCTTTAAGGAGGGTGAAATTGCAAAAGCCCTTAGGGGCATTGAGGCTACAAATGTTTCAGAGCTTGTCAAAGAAGCATTAAAGAGATTATCTTAAGGAGGCGTGCGGTGTTACAGACATTTCGTTCTAAAGTGCTTTTCACATTATTTATGTTTATTGTCATTGGTTTTAGCATACTCTATGCGTTGATTGCGGCGGGATTTGAGGGTATGGCTGTAAAAGAGAGCAAGAGAAATGCCCAAATGCTTGGAGATTCTATCTTTCAAACCGTGCGTATGAGTATGAATATGGGGATTCGAGAGATGATTGACGTGGGATTGGAGGAAGCAGCTCAAATCTCGGGTGTATCTTTCCTTAAGATTCACAAAAGTCAAAGCGTGATTGACCTCTTTAGTATGAGCGATAAAGTGAGTGAAGATGAGGAGATTGTAGAGATTTTTAACAATAAACAAGCCAAAATTGCAGAGAGCAAAGAGGGCGATATTCACTATGTTACATTCCTCAAGCCTTTGGTGGCAAACGAAAGCTGTATGATGTGCCACGAGTATGATTCGGTAAAAGTTGGCGATGTGCTCGGTGTGCTGGAACTCAAAATTTCAACAGAAAGTTTTTATGAGCAAATCGAACAAAATGAGGATTATCTCTTGCTTACAATGTTTGTCGCTGGAATCTTAGCATTGATTGGACTTTATATATTTTTTGAAAGAGAACTCGTCAAACCGCTTAATCATTTGCGTGATATGGCGAAGTCGCTTACAGAGGGTGGGAGTGGCGACCTCACAAAGCGCATTGCGATTAAACGCAACGATGAAGTGGGCATTACTTCAGGCTATGTAAATAAATTTATCCAAACCATACGAGATACGATTTTAGTCGGCAAAAGAGTGAGCGATGAGAATATGCAAATTTGTGATAAGCTACTTGGTATGTCAAATACATTGTCAAAAAATTCTGATGAGCAGTTTGAGCTCGTGGATAAGGTCAATGACTTGGCGCACAAAGTGAGTAATAATCTCGATGATGCCGAGCAAATTGCTGATACAACAAAAAATGAAATTGAGCAGACCGAAAGCACACTTGATGAATTTGTAAGTAATTTGCAGGATTCAATTAATCTTATCTCCTCTTCCGCACAAGGACAGCAGGAGATATTGGGGCGCGTGGAGGAGCTCGTAGGACACGCCGAGCAGATTAAATCCGTGCTTTCTATTATTAGCGATATTGCCGACCAGACAAATCTTTTAGCCTTGAACGCCGCTATTGAAGCAGCAAGAGCAGGAGAACACGGCAGGGGCTTTGCAGTGGTAGCTGATGAGGTGAGAAAACTCGCCGAGCGCACCCAAAAATCTCTCAATGAAATCGCCGCAAATATTAATCTTGTAACGCAAAGTATTGATGATATGGGGCAAGATATTCGAGATACTGCCGAAGATATGGTACAAATTACAGGCAAGACCACGCCACTTATTAATGAGGCAGATAATACACGCACCAAGCTAAACTTAACCAAGCAAAATGCGATACATTTGAAAGATATTAGCACCTTTATTGCACAAAGCACGAAAGAGTTAGCAGAGATGATGCAAGAAATTGCAAAATCTTCCGAATCTACGCAGAGCGTGGGGCATGACATACAAAAGCTTGCAAATGCTATGGCAGATAAGGCAAAAGAGCTAAACAGCGCGATTGGCAAGTTTAAGACTTGATGAAAGTCTATGTGAGATATTTTTATGCGCATTGGTTGGAGGTGGATTCAGTCTTTGCGTGGATAGAATCTGTTATGCTGCGCGTAAAAAATGCAGATGAGATAAGTTTGGCATTTTGTGAATGTGCGAACAATATCATTGAGCATCATATTTTGCGCGTGAGTAAGAATGAGCTTTTTTCTACAAACAGCACTCATAATGCGAAAATGCAATATCCACGCAGAGATTCATACAAGATAAGACAAGGTATAAATATTCCGCGCAATTTTTATAGTTTGCAAAATAAGATTCACAATAAACTTTATAATAAAGCCAATACACCACAAATACACAAAGCCTACGCGATGAAAAAAGCTCCCATAAGCCATACATATTTTTTACACAAATTCACGCGTATCACCTGCATACTCACGCTTAAGCCAACGCGCATTTCTATCACTTTACTCTTTCCTTTTAAGCCCATTTATAAGGAGCGTAAAAGTTTTGAAACTAGGGCTTTAGGCGGTAGGGGAGGGCGCATTATCACGCTTTATGCCGCACAGATTCACACAAGGGTGCATTATAAAATTTCACTTGGCGTTACACAGCTTTGCTTCTTAAAGCATACATTGTAGTGTTGAAGTTTTGCGATATAATGCGCTATTTCTAGCAAAGGGAGACAATGGCACTTAGTGTTCAAACAATTAATGACTTGCAAATGGTGCGCAGTGTGGGTAAGCTTAAGAGTTATGAGGCATTTTTGACTTTTAAGATTGAGCTTGAGGATATTTTGCCAAAATTCCTTGGAGAACAGCATATGTTGAGAATCTATTTTGTCAGGGCATATCCCATTAGCTCCTATGTGCTAGGCTATTTGTTTAAGCTACGCAATACAGATAAGATAAAAATAGAAATTGTTGTTGATGATTTAAGGTTGTTTATGTTTTTTGAGGAAATCGACTTAGTCGATGAGTTTCAAATCAAAATTATGGAGGCATAGATTGGAGCAATATAGCGTATGGAATAGAATCTATGAGTATATAAATCCTATCGCATTTGATTTTTTTGGTATAAATGTGCATTGGTATGGCATTATGTATGTTAGTGCTATGCTCGTTGCCCTCGGTGTTGCAAAGCTTTTTGTGAAATACAACAATGCCCGTTTTCCTATTACGCAAGAGCAACTCGATAGTTTTTTTATTTGGGTAGAAATTGGTGTGATTTTAGGGGGACGCGTTGGCTATGTGTTGGTGTATTCGCCACAGAGATGGGAATATCTAATGCAGCCTTGGCAGATGTTTAATCCCTATATGAATGGAGTATTTGTCGGCATTAGTGGATTTAGTTATCACGGCGCAGTGCTTGGCTTTGTGATTGCGGCATTTTTGTTTTGCTATTTCAAAAAGCAGTCTTTTTTGACCTTTATGGATTTATCCGCGATTTCTATCCCTCTAGGTTATGTGCTTGGGCGCATTGGTAATTTCTTTAACCACGAGCTTTATGGGCGTGTGGTGGAAAGTGATAGCCAAAGTATAGGCATACTTGTCAATGGCGAGTTGCGCTATCCTAGTCAGCTCTTTGAGGCTTTCAGTGAGGGTGTGCTTGTCTTTATTGCGCTGCTTGTAGTGTTGAGATTTACAAAAAGG from Helicobacter typhlonius includes these protein-coding regions:
- the ruvA gene encoding Holliday junction branch migration protein RuvA, whose protein sequence is MSMNLIIGLRGITRKIEPMFVELDVGGVIYGVQMSLNATTSLKSQVDSQSHSEVRILCTHIIREDAHLLFGFIEDMERQTFERLIKINGVGPKVALAILSTYTPTHFATIIANKDIDALKKVPGIGPKSAGKIMVDVAGFFAELLQNQNMEPQNNLAKEASLALKSLGFKEGEIAKALRGIEATNVSELVKEALKRLS
- the lgt gene encoding prolipoprotein diacylglyceryl transferase, whose protein sequence is MEQYSVWNRIYEYINPIAFDFFGINVHWYGIMYVSAMLVALGVAKLFVKYNNARFPITQEQLDSFFIWVEIGVILGGRVGYVLVYSPQRWEYLMQPWQMFNPYMNGVFVGISGFSYHGAVLGFVIAAFLFCYFKKQSFLTFMDLSAISIPLGYVLGRIGNFFNHELYGRVVESDSQSIGILVNGELRYPSQLFEAFSEGVLVFIALLVVLRFTKRRGILFVSYGIFYALARFSCEYFREADSQMGYYAFGLSMGQILSFVMLIVSIVFFVVIMKKPLEASLHSGLESRKTKAQNKQRNSK
- a CDS encoding methyl-accepting chemotaxis protein is translated as MLQTFRSKVLFTLFMFIVIGFSILYALIAAGFEGMAVKESKRNAQMLGDSIFQTVRMSMNMGIREMIDVGLEEAAQISGVSFLKIHKSQSVIDLFSMSDKVSEDEEIVEIFNNKQAKIAESKEGDIHYVTFLKPLVANESCMMCHEYDSVKVGDVLGVLELKISTESFYEQIEQNEDYLLLTMFVAGILALIGLYIFFERELVKPLNHLRDMAKSLTEGGSGDLTKRIAIKRNDEVGITSGYVNKFIQTIRDTILVGKRVSDENMQICDKLLGMSNTLSKNSDEQFELVDKVNDLAHKVSNNLDDAEQIADTTKNEIEQTESTLDEFVSNLQDSINLISSSAQGQQEILGRVEELVGHAEQIKSVLSIISDIADQTNLLALNAAIEAARAGEHGRGFAVVADEVRKLAERTQKSLNEIAANINLVTQSIDDMGQDIRDTAEDMVQITGKTTPLINEADNTRTKLNLTKQNAIHLKDISTFIAQSTKELAEMMQEIAKSSESTQSVGHDIQKLANAMADKAKELNSAIGKFKT